GCACAATGAGTCCCATCAGCAGTCCAAAGCGTCCATACTTCTTCCACTGTGCATCGAAAGCATCCTTTGGAAATTGGCGTTCTACATCTCCCCCAAGTACTTTTAGGAAGTTGCTTAACGACTTGTAGTAAACATCTAGCAGTTCGTCATAATGCTCCGCTCGAAGTCCCTCATCTGTGCAGATGTAGATGAAGTAAGACAAATCTAGGATGGGTGACACGTAACGACACAGTTGCCAATCGATCAGCCGAATGTCTGTCGGAGATGGTTCCTGGAATagtatatttaattatttaataatatccttcaaacttttaaaatttcacTAACCTCGCTTTCGTACGCATACATCATGTTGTTGACCCAACAGTCACCGTGTCCAACGACTGTGTAAGGTTCCGCGTCTTCACCATCCACACAAGCCAAGTAGGATTCTGTTATAACTCCTTTCAAACGATTTAACGTCTTTTTCACTTTCTCGTTTTCACCTTCAACAACTGTGACCGCCCTTTCAAACATTTCCTCGAACAAGTTGTTGATGGTCTTTTTAGGATCCATATCAATCATAACTTTCATCGGATCACCAAGTTGCTTCAAGTGAGCAAACCGCTCCGGTTGCTGATCCTTCATGGCAAATGATATGGCATGGAACATTCCGAGCTGTTCCACTAGCAACCGTGTGTGGTGAAAATCAACTGGTCGCAATTTGTTCCACATGCGAAAGTCTTCTTCTCTCAGGTCCTCCATGATAACCACTGATTCCATTTTCTGCAGGTCGCAGCTTGCATAGTAACATTTCGGTACTCGCCAGAATCCTTGCTTGTCGTCTACGCTGATACCTTTCTCCGCCTGGAACTGGCGGAACATCGGGAGAACTACATTGTAGGCCATAACCTCTCGATGAAACATCGCTATCGACTGCTGTTTTCGGGTTTCGTGTTCTGGAAGGACCTTAACCAGCACCATCAACTCATCCCGGCCGTCCTCTCGGATAAACGCCTTGAATAGCGTGCCCATGAAGCCAT
The nucleotide sequence above comes from Armigeres subalbatus isolate Guangzhou_Male chromosome 3, GZ_Asu_2, whole genome shotgun sequence. Encoded proteins:
- the LOC134220379 gene encoding uncharacterized protein LOC134220379, with the protein product MAEQPEYVIEGLRQVATGQGFTENLYRIEFESGSDKGDGFMGTLFKAFIREDGRDELMVLVKVLPEHETRKQQSIAMFHREVMAYNVVLPMFRQFQAEKGISVDDKQGFWRVPKCYYASCDLQKMESVVIMEDLREEDFRMWNKLRPVDFHHTRLLVEQLGMFHAISFAMKDQQPERFAHLKQLGDPMKVMIDMDPKKTINNLFEEMFERAVTVVEGENEKVKKTLNRLKGVITESYLACVDGEDAEPYTVVGHGDCWVNNMMYAYESEEPSPTDIRLIDWQLCRYVSPILDLSYFIYICTDEGLRAEHYDELLDVYYKSLSNFLKVLGGDVERQFPKDAFDAQWKKYGRFGLLMGLIVLPMICTERDELPDMEEYMDKVVNGEENVKYEYATSKKAADLYEKRISGTIRDVIRFGYL